CGATTCACATTTCAACACTTTCCCTTATAGATAAATTATTAGCTGCAATGGAAGAATTACGTGATGCATTTAAGAAAAAGGGCGAAGAATTCAGCGGCCTGATTAAAATGGGAAGAACGCATTTGCAAGATGCTGTTCCGATTCGCCTTGGACAAGAATTTGAAGCTTATGCTCGTGTGTTTAGCCGTGATATGAAACGATTAAAGCAGACATGCGAGAACTTATACGAAGTGAATATGGGTGCGACAGCAGTCGGTACAGGCTTGAACGCAGAACCACGATACATAAAACGAGTCGTTGAATTGCTAAGCAAATTTAGCGGTTATCCACTTGTGAATGCAGAGCATCTTGTTGACGCCACACAAAATACAGATGCTTATACAGAAGTATCTTCTGCGTTAAAAGTTTGTATGATTAACATGTCAAAGGTTGCGAACGATCTTCGAATGATGGCTTCAGGTCCGCGTGCCGGTTTAGGCGAGATTCGCCTTCCGGCCCGCCAGCCAGGATCTTCCATCATGCCGGGTAAAGTGAACCCCGTCATGTGTGAAGTTGTAAACCAAGTGGCGTTTCAAGTTATCGGAAATGACCATACAATTAGCTTTGCATCTGAAGCGGGCCAGTTTGAATTAAATGTCATGGAACCTGTTCTTGTCTTTAATCTTCATCAGTCATTAAGCATGATGGCGAACGTCTTCAAAGTTTTTAAAGACTATTGCATCGATGGCATTGAAGCGAATGAAAAAGTGTGCAAAAATTATGTGGAAAGAAGCATCGGAATTGTAACAGCACTTAATCCACACATCGGGTATGAATCTGCAACGAAAGTTGCAAAAGAAGCATTGGAAACTGGGCGATCGGTTCGCGAGCTTTGCCTTCATTACAACCTTCTGACAGAAGAAAAATTGAATGAAATTTTAAACCCATTCGAAATGACGAACCCGGGAATTTCCGGTGCGGCGGTTCCCTCAAGATAACAAAATCTATTCAAAAGTTGGGCGCATTTGATTAAATGGGCCAAGAAAATGCGAAAAATTATTCATTACGCGGAGGTAAAGAAGTGTTAAGAAAAAACATCTTAGGATTGGTTATGGCAATGGCTGTCGTGCTTGTTCTTACCG
This portion of the Pueribacillus theae genome encodes:
- the aspA gene encoding aspartate ammonia-lyase, which encodes MGERKTRIESDLIGAKEVPINAYYGIQTLRAVENFPITGYRIHTELIRAIAIVKKAAATANAEIGLLDRQLSEVIVKAADEVIDGKFDGEFIVDPIQGGAGTSINMNANEVIANRALELLGDTKGNYQRLSPNTHVNMAQSTNDACPTAIHISTLSLIDKLLAAMEELRDAFKKKGEEFSGLIKMGRTHLQDAVPIRLGQEFEAYARVFSRDMKRLKQTCENLYEVNMGATAVGTGLNAEPRYIKRVVELLSKFSGYPLVNAEHLVDATQNTDAYTEVSSALKVCMINMSKVANDLRMMASGPRAGLGEIRLPARQPGSSIMPGKVNPVMCEVVNQVAFQVIGNDHTISFASEAGQFELNVMEPVLVFNLHQSLSMMANVFKVFKDYCIDGIEANEKVCKNYVERSIGIVTALNPHIGYESATKVAKEALETGRSVRELCLHYNLLTEEKLNEILNPFEMTNPGISGAAVPSR